A stretch of Bordetella genomosp. 13 DNA encodes these proteins:
- a CDS encoding tripartite tricarboxylate transporter substrate-binding protein, whose protein sequence is MKFPFRFSRLKLAGAIAALLAGMAGTAHAERVIRIIVPYGPGATQDAVARTFSNELGQELKATVVVENRAGAGGSLGTAQVARATPDGNTLVLAAASHHLAGHLYAKLPYDPVADFVGVSYVGTTGYVVGVSAPSGIDSLNTLIERARAQPGKLNYASAGNGSASHLATALLAAQAGLTLQHIPTKSTGDAVTELLAGRVEVVTGATVGMLAYRNDPRVKLLAYSGQQRSQFLPDLPTVAEAGLPGYVFDSWLGLLAPAGTPSAEVERINAAVEKVLKDPAVQKRLAGLGVEAGSLPAARFQALLKDDWKKAGEVVKAAGARIE, encoded by the coding sequence ATGAAGTTTCCCTTTCGTTTTTCCCGCCTGAAACTGGCGGGCGCCATCGCCGCCCTGCTCGCGGGCATGGCCGGCACGGCGCACGCCGAGCGTGTCATCCGCATCATCGTGCCGTACGGCCCGGGCGCCACGCAGGACGCCGTGGCCCGTACGTTCAGCAATGAACTGGGGCAGGAACTGAAAGCCACGGTGGTGGTGGAGAATCGCGCCGGCGCGGGCGGCAGCCTGGGCACGGCACAGGTTGCCCGAGCCACGCCCGATGGCAACACGCTGGTACTGGCCGCCGCCAGCCATCACCTGGCCGGCCATCTATACGCCAAGCTGCCATACGATCCCGTGGCGGACTTCGTCGGCGTATCGTATGTGGGCACCACGGGCTATGTGGTGGGCGTGTCCGCGCCGTCCGGCATCGACAGTCTGAACACCCTCATCGAACGCGCTCGCGCACAGCCGGGCAAACTGAACTACGCCTCCGCCGGCAACGGCAGCGCATCGCACCTTGCCACGGCGCTGTTGGCCGCGCAGGCCGGCCTGACGCTGCAACACATTCCCACCAAATCCACCGGCGACGCCGTCACCGAACTGCTGGCCGGCCGTGTGGAAGTGGTGACGGGCGCCACCGTAGGCATGCTGGCCTATCGCAACGACCCGCGCGTCAAGCTGCTGGCCTACTCCGGCCAGCAGCGCTCGCAGTTCCTGCCCGACCTGCCCACCGTGGCCGAGGCCGGCTTGCCTGGCTACGTGTTCGATTCGTGGCTGGGCCTGCTGGCGCCGGCCGGCACGCCGTCCGCGGAGGTGGAACGCATCAACGCCGCAGTGGAAAAAGTGCTGAAGGATCCGGCCGTGCAGAAGCGGCTGGCCGGCCTCGGCGTGGAAGCCGGCTCGCTGCCGGCCGCCCGCTTCCAGGCCTTGCTGAAGGACGACTGGAAGAAGGCAGGCGAGGTGGTGAAAGCCGCCGGCGCGCGCATCGAGTGA